One Pagrus major chromosome 11, Pma_NU_1.0 genomic region harbors:
- the rasl11b gene encoding ras-like protein family member 11B, whose translation MRLIHNMTTIAEYPAPEYSVPNRVIKMAVIGGSGVGKTALVVRFLTRRFIGDYERNAGNLYSREVQVDGEQVTIQVQDTPGVEMTDNGISLPDHVSCSIQWADAVVLVYSVTDRRSFDLIDQLHQLVVRTGAANMPPVILLANKADLLHLRRVDSQQGPLLAGTLGCSFYEVSASEDYSQVHMAFHRLCCQLAKQPPPPTSSNNSTAAAEKRRSPLIPRPKSPNMQDLKRRFKQALSAKVRTVTSV comes from the exons ATGCGTCTTATCCACAACATGACGACCATTGCGGAGTATCCTGCACCTGAATACTCGGTGCCCAACCGGGTCATTAAAATGGCTGTGATAGGAGGCAGCGGAGTAGGCAAAACAG cgcTCGTGGTGAGATTCCTAACGAGGCGCTTCATCGGAGACTACGAGAGAAATGCCG GTAATCTCTACTCCAGAGAAGTCCAGGTGGATGGAGAACAAGTGACCATCCAGGTTCAAGACACTCCTGGCGTGGAG atGACTGATAATGGCATCAGTCTACCTGATCATGTGAGCTGCTCCATCCAGTGGGCCGACGCCGTGGTGCTGGTGTACTCTGTGACAGACCGCCGCAGCTTCGATCTGATCGATCAGCTGCACCAGCTGGTCGTCCGTACCGGCGCCGCCAATATGCCCCCCGTGATCCTGCTGGCAAACAAGGCAGACCTGCTGCATCTGAGGCGGGTCGACTCCCAGCAGGGTCCTCTGCTGGCGGGGACGCTGGGCTGCTCTTTCTACGAAGTATCAGCCAGCGAGGACTACAGCCAGGTGCACATGGCTTTCCACCGGCTGTGCTGCCAGCTCGCCAAGCAGCcacctcctcccacctcctctaACAACTCCACTGCTGCCGCGGAGAAGAGGCGCTCTCCCCTCATCCCTAGGCCAAAATCTCCCAACATGCAAGACCTGAAGAGGCGCTTCAAGCAAGCGCTGTCGGCCAAAGTCAGGACTGTCACCTCTGTGTGA